The genomic segment GCGAACGGGAAGGGGCCGTTGTACTCGCCGATCACCACCGGCTTGCGCAGGCCGTGCCGGGCCAGTGCCCGGTGGGCGGCCTCGACCACGGCCGGGATCCCGTACGGATCGCCATAGGGGTGGATGTCGAAGACGTCGAAGTGCGCACCGCCGTCGCGGATGATCCGGTCGAAGTACGCCACGGCCTCGGCGTCCGCTTCGTCACCGTCGAGCGCGTCCGGGGGCACACCGCCGATGACGACGAGCCCCCCGTCGTCGAGCTCGCGCACGACTTCACCGAAGATCCCGAGCTGGCGGACGTACTCCGCCGCGGAGCCGTTCCACAGGAAGTTGACGCACGGCTCGTTGTCGCACTGCCAGAACCGCACCCGGCCGCGGCAACGGGACACCAGCTCGCGCAGGAACCGGCGATACCGCTCCGGGTCCTCGGCCGCCGAGGCGGGCAGCGTCGGGTTCGGGTGCCGCGTGGCCCAGGTGGACGTGGAGTACACCGTGATCCACAGTTCGTCGGTGTCCTCGAGCTGGTCCAGCAGCGCGTCGACGGCGGTCCAGTCGAACTCGCCCGGCTCCGGCTCGAGCTGGGCCCAGTACAGGTACACCCGAACGGTGCGCACCCCCAGTGCCCGCACCTCCGGCAGGAAGACCTCGGGTTCGGTGTGCACGCCGTAGGTCAGTCCACGGGACACCCCGAGCCGGAAGCCCGGCAGCGCGTCACCGGGTTCCGGCGGGTCGCCGATCATGGTCGTCGCCTCCTCGGTCACTACCCGCCTGCCGCGGCGGTGCGGTGCTCGGCGACCAGGTCCACCAGTTCCTCGGCGAACTCGTTGGGGGAAGGCATGCCGAGCATCTCGTCACGAAGCCGGGCGGCACCCTCGCCGAACTCCGGCTCCGCCAGCAGGCGGACGAGGTGGTCACGGACCAGCTCGCCGGTGGCATCGCACGAAGGGATGGTCAGGCCGGCGCCCAGGCCGGTGAGCGCACCGGCCAGGCGGGGCTCGTCGAAGTGGACCGGGAGGGTCAACTGCGGCACCGAGTGCAGCGCGGTGGTGCACAGCGTGCCGAAGCCCGCGTGGTTGATCACCGCCGAGCAGGTCGGGAGCAGTGCCGGCAGGGGGACGAAGGGAACCGCCCTGACGTTGCCGGGCAAGGCCCCCAGCCTGTCCCGCACCCGGTCGGCGATGGTGGCGACGACCTCGATGTCCAGTTCGGCCAGCGAACCGAGGATCTCCGCGAGGTCCACGGTGTAGCCGTCGAAGCGCTCGACCGCGCTGAGCCCGAGGGTCAGCAGGACGCGGGGACGGTCCGGCGGTTCCCGGAGCCAGTCCGGAACGGCGGCGGGGCCACCGTAGGGAACGTAGCGCAGGTCGACGTACCGCACGCCCGGCGTTTCCAGGCGCAGCGAAGGCGGGATCTGCTCGACGGTGAACTGGCCGGTGATCATGTCCTCCGAGAACCCGGAGCCGAACCGCTCGGCCTGCCCGCCGAGCCAGTTCGCCAGTGGATCGGCCCGTTTCGCGGGCGGCTGCCGGTTCATCACGTCGAGGAAGTGGTGCCTGGCCATGCCGAACACGTCCAGGCC from the Amycolatopsis magusensis genome contains:
- a CDS encoding beta-galactosidase — translated: MTEEATTMIGDPPEPGDALPGFRLGVSRGLTYGVHTEPEVFLPEVRALGVRTVRVYLYWAQLEPEPGEFDWTAVDALLDQLEDTDELWITVYSTSTWATRHPNPTLPASAAEDPERYRRFLRELVSRCRGRVRFWQCDNEPCVNFLWNGSAAEYVRQLGIFGEVVRELDDGGLVVIGGVPPDALDGDEADAEAVAYFDRIIRDGGAHFDVFDIHPYGDPYGIPAVVEAAHRALARHGLRKPVVIGEYNGPFPFAQPGLRPRLVGLWSGVQEENGAGGAGEQLDEEWKRTGEPGMIALYRRMAVLPPLLQMFMVGCPPDLEDKRHRWNCRDLVVRNLLAFEAGVRRTVCWQLAPERPGRRNPYKVMELLFGKFDLMDYQGDRLGRRYPAGEAMARLAERLGEVRKVSRIEVPGQPDLHLFEVDRVARGPMLVAWERRGDFDGEDEPPTPFHHEWAASTARAMDALGAPVPIEVRDGRVHLPLTLTPVFIE
- a CDS encoding activator-dependent family glycosyltransferase gives rise to the protein MRVLFVTYPEKIMFLGMVPLAWALRNAGHEVRVASQPELTDVITTAGLTAVPVGRDHGLYRVLGIQPEKLAAARAGFPRPYDVVDVPKKRTWTYLNKGYEFAVTWWHKMENVPMITPLVAFARQWRPDLVLWEPTTFAGPIAAKATGAAHARISWGLDVFGMARHHFLDVMNRQPPAKRADPLANWLGGQAERFGSGFSEDMITGQFTVEQIPPSLRLETPGVRYVDLRYVPYGGPAAVPDWLREPPDRPRVLLTLGLSAVERFDGYTVDLAEILGSLAELDIEVVATIADRVRDRLGALPGNVRAVPFVPLPALLPTCSAVINHAGFGTLCTTALHSVPQLTLPVHFDEPRLAGALTGLGAGLTIPSCDATGELVRDHLVRLLAEPEFGEGAARLRDEMLGMPSPNEFAEELVDLVAEHRTAAAGG